In Cucurbita pepo subsp. pepo cultivar mu-cu-16 chromosome LG04, ASM280686v2, whole genome shotgun sequence, the following are encoded in one genomic region:
- the LOC111792108 gene encoding 36.4 kDa proline-rich protein-like yields the protein MESSKIYSLFLLCMLFLSTATPILGCGACGNPPPKKGKPGSGSKSPKGGPIGLPPITLPPIVKPPIDLPPVVKPPISLPPIVKPPVDLPPLPPVTLPPVTVPPVLTKPSPASKPCPPSGKETCPIDTLKLGACVDLLGGLVHIGLGDPAVNECCPVLSGLAEVEAAVCLCTTLKIKALSLNIYVPIALQLLISCGKTPPPGYTCSL from the coding sequence atggagtccTCAAAAATTTATTCCCTCTTCCTACTTTGCATGCTTTTCCTCTCCACCGCCACTCCCATTTTGGGCTGCGGCGCCTGCGGCAACCCGCCACCCAAAAAGGGCAAACCCGGCTCCGGTTCCAAGTCCCCTAAAGGAGGCCCCATTGGCCTTCCACCTATCACCCTCCCCCCCATCGTAAAACCGCCCATCGACCTCCCTCCCGTCGTAAAACCGCCAATTTCCCTCCCCCCCATCGTCAAACCGCCTGTCGACCTCCCACCCCTCCCTCCCGTTACCCTTCCTCCAGTCACCGTCCCTCCAGTTCTCACAAAGCCATCTCCGGCGTCGAAGCCGTGCCCCCCCTCAGGGAAAGAGACCTGCCCAATTGACACTCTGAAATTGGGCGCATGTGTGGATCTTCTAGGCGGGCTGGTGCACATTGGGCTAGGAGACCCTGCAGTGAATGAATGCTGCCCAGTACTCTCAGGGCTGGCTGAGGTGGAAGCGGCGGTTTGCCTTTGCACTACCCTTAAAATTAAGGCTCTTAGCCTTAACATCTATGTTCCCATTGCCCTTCAGCTCCTTATCAGCTGTGGGAAGACCCCTCCCCCTGGCTACACTTGCTCCCTTTAG
- the LOC111793348 gene encoding uncharacterized protein LOC111793348, whose translation MSWLFKSFQASDDDISAESPLNSSLSSSECVHFTTADPSVKDDFTALGETLSRQLRGLSNFLSSQPSTAVIVAADSSESSSDSSSLSQKLQGIRNDLAEINGGLRNGFSMLSVRSNKAVGEICRFATNLLQFQSRSDDDEEDEEFEDECVDDTPGITDEVLNFVNDISLRPEYWTDFPLALVDTDFEMSDVQRIHTSTVEQLIPNISALKIQLQSSMSNERFWMIYFILLLPRFNKDDFELLETSEIVEARNLLLDKFQRKEKSQVNSEDTCDNNNLVCGTQMGNMPSEEKEKSTQTTEGGEGLEIMDGEEENTNHQLKMADSKTSADVKERSGLEGTISFSEIEDYGTDLSGKFSVITPPRTSSSTESSDWVHLHENAGSKLDQQQRTWKQDTESDGGDSSDWFNVDEFD comes from the exons ATGTCTTGGTTGTTTAAGTCTTTTCAAGCAAGCGATGATGATATATCCGCAGAGTCGCCGTTGAACAGTTCGTTGTCGTCGTCGGAATGTGTCCATTTCACCACTGCCGATCCTTCTGTTAAGGACGACTTCACCGCGCTTGGTGAGACGCTGAGCCGTCAGCTACGTGGCCTCTCCAACTTTCTCTCTTCACAACCATCAACAGCGGTGATTGTTGCTGCTGATTCTTCCGAATCGAGTTCAGATTCTTCGTCGCTTTCTCAAAAGCTTCAAGGAATTCGCAATGATCTCGCAGAGATAAACGGTGGCTTGAGAAACGGCTTCTCAATGCTATCTGTTCGTAGCAACAAGGCTGTTGGAGAGATTTGTAGGTTTGCTACTAACTTGCTGCAATTTCAGAGTCGttctgatgatgatgaagaagatgaggaatTCGAAGACGAGTGTGTTGATGATACGCCAGGAATTACGGATgaggttttaaattttgttaacgACATTTCTTTGCGGCCAGAGTACTGGACCGACTTTCCCTTGGCGCTTGTTGATACAG ATTTTGAAATGTCTGACGTTCAAAGAATACACACTTCAACTGTTGAGCAATTGATTCCAAATATCTCAGCTCTTAAAATACAGCTTCAGAGTTCCATGAGCAATGAACGTTTCTGgatgatttattttatattgttgCTTCCAAGATTCAACAAAGATGATTTCGAGCTTTTAGAAACCTCTGAG ATTGTCGAAGCAAGAAACCTACTTCTggataaatttcaaagaaaagagaaatcaCAGGTGAACTCTGAGGATACTTGTGATAACAACAATTTAGTTTGTGGCACTCAAATGGGAAATATGCCATctgaggaaaaggaaaaatcgaCTCAAACCACTGAGGGAGGCGAAGGATTGGAAATTATGGATGGAGAGGAAGAGAATACCAATCACCAGTTGAAAATGGCAGATTCAAAAACTTCTGCCGATGTCAAAGAAAGGAGTGGTCTTGAAGGTACAATATCATTCAGTGAAATAGAGGATTATGGGACCGATTTGTCTGGAAAGTTCTCTGTAATAACCCCCCCAAGGACTTCTTCATCAACCGAGTCCAGTGATTGGGTTCATCTGCATGAAAATGCAGGCTCGAAGCTGGATCAGCAGCAGAGAACATGGAAGCAGGACACAGAGTCAGACGGTGGGGATTCAAGTGATTGGTTTAATGTGGATGAATTTGACTAA
- the LOC111794005 gene encoding putative clathrin assembly protein At5g35200 isoform X1 — MSGGGTQNSLRKALGALKDTTTVSLAKVNSDYKELDIAIIKATNHVERPAKEKHIRAIFADISATMPRADVAYCIQALARRLSKTHNWAVALKTLVVIHRALREMDPTFREELINYGRRRNHMLNLAHFKDDSSAKAWDYSAWVRSYALFLEERLECFRVLKCDVEADSVRTKDLDTAELLEQMPALQELLYRVLGCQPQGAAVHNYVIQLALSLVASESVKIYQAISDGTANLVDKFFEMQPQDAMKALDIYRRAGQQAERLSEFYEVCKSLYIGRGEKFIKIEQPPASFLQAMEDYVREAPRVSAARKDQTAGNKVAAPKEVLAVEDKKEPEVQTEQPVASPPAASPPPPEPVKVEPVVTEQPDLLGLNDPVAETTSNLDEKNSLALAVVPVADQQTSSVPSQVNGTTTTGWELALVTAPSANESVAATSKLAGGLDLLTLDSLYDDAIRRNNQNVSYNPWEPVPMPGTMMQQPIHDPFFFSTGVTAPHSVQMAAMANQQQAFIFQQQQQMMMMAPSQQSNPFGNPHGTNAYHYNPGMPVHASNPFTGLI; from the exons ATGTCAGGTGGGGGTACACAGAACAGCCTTAGAAAAGCTCTGGGAGCTCTGAAGGATACTACCACAGTTTCATTAGCTAAAGTTAACAGTGATTATAAG GAATTAGACATTGCTATAATTAAGGCAACAAATCATGTTGAACGCCCTGCAAAGGAAAAACATATCCGAG CTATATTCGCGGATATTTCAGCTACCATGCCTAGAGCTGATGTTGCATATTGCATCCAAGCTTTGGCAAGACGATTATCCAAGACTCATAATTGGGCA GTTGCATTAAAAACTTTGGTTGTTATCCATCGTGCTTTACGGGAAATGGACCCCACATTTCGTGAAGAACTCATTAACTATGGCAGGAGAAGAAACCACATGCTTAATTTAGCTCATTTTAAAGACGATTCCAGTGCTAAGG CTTGGGATTATTCTGCTTGGGTACGTTCGTATGCCTTATTTTTGGAGGAGAGGTTGGAATGTTTCCGTGTACTGAAGTGCGATGTCGAGGCAGATAGTGTG AGAACCAAAGATCTAGATACTGCCGAGTTGCTTGAGCAGATGCCAGCATTACAAGAGCTTCTGTATCGCGTACTTGGTTGTCAG CCACAAGGAGCTGCAGTTCATAATTATGTAATTCAGCTAGCCCTTTCATTG GTTGCTTCTGAAAGCGTCAAAATTTATCAGGCCATCAGTGATGGTACTGCCAATTTAGTTGACAAG TTTTTTGAGATGCAACCCCAAGATGCAATGAAAGCCCTGGATATATACAGGAGGGCTGGCCAGCAG GCAGAAAGGCTCTCTGAATTCTATGAAGTTTGTAAAAGTCTCTATATTGGGCGTGGCGAGAAGTTTATAAAGATTGAACAG CCTCCTGCATCATTTTTACAAGCCATGGAAGATTATGTACGAGAAGCTCCACGAGTTTCGGCAGCTCGTAAGGATCAG ACTGCTGGTAATAAAGTAGCTGCCCCTAAAGAAGTTCTGGCTGTTGAGGACAAGAAGGAACCAGAAGTGCAAACGGAACAACCAGTGGCATCTCCACCAGCTGCGTCTCCGCCACCCCCTGAACCAGTGAAAGTAGAACCAGTCGTGACTGAACAACCTGATTTGTTG GGTTTGAATGATCCTGTAGCTGAGACCACTTCCAATTTAGATGAGAAGAATTCTTTGGCGTTGGCTGTTGTCCCAGTTG CCGACCAACAAACCAGTTCTGTTCCAAGCCAAGTTAATGGTACTACAACTACAGGCTGGGAATTGGCACTTGTTACGGCACCAAGCGCAAATGAAAGTGTTGCTGCTACAAGCAAATTG GCCGGAGGGTTGGACTTGCTTACATTAGACAGCTTATATGATGATGCAATCAGAAGAAATAATCAGAACGTGAGTTACAATCCATGGGAACCAGTTCCAATGCCCGGTACCATGATGCAACAGCCAATCCATGAtccctttttcttctcaactGGGGTGACTGCACCTCATTCAGTACAAATGGCAGCCATGGCCAACCAGCAGCaagctttcatatttcaacagcagcagcagatgatgatgatggcaCCTTCGCAACAGTCGAATCCTTTCGGAAATCCTCACGGGACCAATGCCTACCACTACAATCCGGGTATGCCTGTTCACGCTTCCAATCCTTTTACTGGTCTCATTTAA
- the LOC111794005 gene encoding putative clathrin assembly protein At5g35200 isoform X2 — protein MPRADVAYCIQALARRLSKTHNWAVALKTLVVIHRALREMDPTFREELINYGRRRNHMLNLAHFKDDSSAKAWDYSAWVRSYALFLEERLECFRVLKCDVEADSVRTKDLDTAELLEQMPALQELLYRVLGCQPQGAAVHNYVIQLALSLVASESVKIYQAISDGTANLVDKFFEMQPQDAMKALDIYRRAGQQAERLSEFYEVCKSLYIGRGEKFIKIEQPPASFLQAMEDYVREAPRVSAARKDQTAGNKVAAPKEVLAVEDKKEPEVQTEQPVASPPAASPPPPEPVKVEPVVTEQPDLLGLNDPVAETTSNLDEKNSLALAVVPVADQQTSSVPSQVNGTTTTGWELALVTAPSANESVAATSKLAGGLDLLTLDSLYDDAIRRNNQNVSYNPWEPVPMPGTMMQQPIHDPFFFSTGVTAPHSVQMAAMANQQQAFIFQQQQQMMMMAPSQQSNPFGNPHGTNAYHYNPGMPVHASNPFTGLI, from the exons ATGCCTAGAGCTGATGTTGCATATTGCATCCAAGCTTTGGCAAGACGATTATCCAAGACTCATAATTGGGCA GTTGCATTAAAAACTTTGGTTGTTATCCATCGTGCTTTACGGGAAATGGACCCCACATTTCGTGAAGAACTCATTAACTATGGCAGGAGAAGAAACCACATGCTTAATTTAGCTCATTTTAAAGACGATTCCAGTGCTAAGG CTTGGGATTATTCTGCTTGGGTACGTTCGTATGCCTTATTTTTGGAGGAGAGGTTGGAATGTTTCCGTGTACTGAAGTGCGATGTCGAGGCAGATAGTGTG AGAACCAAAGATCTAGATACTGCCGAGTTGCTTGAGCAGATGCCAGCATTACAAGAGCTTCTGTATCGCGTACTTGGTTGTCAG CCACAAGGAGCTGCAGTTCATAATTATGTAATTCAGCTAGCCCTTTCATTG GTTGCTTCTGAAAGCGTCAAAATTTATCAGGCCATCAGTGATGGTACTGCCAATTTAGTTGACAAG TTTTTTGAGATGCAACCCCAAGATGCAATGAAAGCCCTGGATATATACAGGAGGGCTGGCCAGCAG GCAGAAAGGCTCTCTGAATTCTATGAAGTTTGTAAAAGTCTCTATATTGGGCGTGGCGAGAAGTTTATAAAGATTGAACAG CCTCCTGCATCATTTTTACAAGCCATGGAAGATTATGTACGAGAAGCTCCACGAGTTTCGGCAGCTCGTAAGGATCAG ACTGCTGGTAATAAAGTAGCTGCCCCTAAAGAAGTTCTGGCTGTTGAGGACAAGAAGGAACCAGAAGTGCAAACGGAACAACCAGTGGCATCTCCACCAGCTGCGTCTCCGCCACCCCCTGAACCAGTGAAAGTAGAACCAGTCGTGACTGAACAACCTGATTTGTTG GGTTTGAATGATCCTGTAGCTGAGACCACTTCCAATTTAGATGAGAAGAATTCTTTGGCGTTGGCTGTTGTCCCAGTTG CCGACCAACAAACCAGTTCTGTTCCAAGCCAAGTTAATGGTACTACAACTACAGGCTGGGAATTGGCACTTGTTACGGCACCAAGCGCAAATGAAAGTGTTGCTGCTACAAGCAAATTG GCCGGAGGGTTGGACTTGCTTACATTAGACAGCTTATATGATGATGCAATCAGAAGAAATAATCAGAACGTGAGTTACAATCCATGGGAACCAGTTCCAATGCCCGGTACCATGATGCAACAGCCAATCCATGAtccctttttcttctcaactGGGGTGACTGCACCTCATTCAGTACAAATGGCAGCCATGGCCAACCAGCAGCaagctttcatatttcaacagcagcagcagatgatgatgatggcaCCTTCGCAACAGTCGAATCCTTTCGGAAATCCTCACGGGACCAATGCCTACCACTACAATCCGGGTATGCCTGTTCACGCTTCCAATCCTTTTACTGGTCTCATTTAA